The following are encoded together in the Nocardioides thalensis genome:
- a CDS encoding Hsp20/alpha crystallin family protein has translation MLLRSTDPFRDFDRITQQLLGSGWGTTNRPAVMPMDAWREGDKFVIEFDLPGVNPETIDLDVERNVLTVKAERVAGNGDWQKLASERVHGQFSRQLVLGDNLDLERIEAGYDSGVLRLVVPVAEKAKPRKIQIAGVEPTQKTEAIEA, from the coding sequence ATGTTGCTGCGTTCTACTGACCCGTTCCGCGACTTCGACCGCATCACCCAGCAGCTGCTGGGCTCCGGCTGGGGCACGACCAACCGCCCCGCCGTGATGCCGATGGACGCGTGGCGCGAGGGCGACAAGTTCGTCATCGAGTTCGACCTCCCGGGCGTCAACCCGGAGACGATCGACCTCGACGTCGAGCGCAACGTGCTCACCGTCAAGGCCGAGCGCGTCGCCGGCAACGGTGACTGGCAGAAGCTCGCGTCGGAGCGGGTGCACGGCCAGTTCAGCCGCCAGCTCGTCCTGGGCGACAACCTCGACCTCGAGCGGATCGAGGCCGGCTACGACTCCGGCGTGCTGCGGCTCGTCGTACCCGTCGCCGAGAAGGCCAAGCCGCGGAAGATCCAGATCGCGGGCGTCGAGCCCACCCAGAAGACGGAGGCCATCGAGGCCTGA
- a CDS encoding MerR family transcriptional regulator: MSDENRGVFAISVAAEMVSMEIQNLRVYERRGLVEPDRSPGGTRLYSPRDVERLHRVRDLLAEGLNLAGIRRVLELEDEVDRLRRKLARR; encoded by the coding sequence ATGTCCGACGAGAACCGCGGCGTCTTCGCCATCTCGGTGGCCGCCGAGATGGTGTCGATGGAGATCCAGAACCTGCGCGTCTACGAGCGCCGCGGGCTGGTCGAGCCCGATCGCAGCCCGGGCGGCACGCGCCTCTACAGCCCGCGCGACGTCGAGCGCCTTCACCGCGTCCGCGACCTGCTCGCCGAAGGCCTCAACCTCGCCGGCATCCGTCGTGTGCTCGAGCTGGAGGACGAGGTCGACCGCCTGCGCCGCAAGCTCGCTCGCCGCTAG
- a CDS encoding class II aldolase/adducin family protein translates to MTDGSTAYDAARGAVADAARRLAAEGLLIGTAGNVSVRIAGSDLIAVTATGVVLADCGPEHVSVVDATGAVVAGELAPTSELELHQAAYATAATGAVVHTHAPYATAVACVLDELPVLHYQQLLLGGSVRVAPYATFGTTELAGGVAAALEGRAAALMANHGAVTTGAALDKAVDAALLLEWCCRLYVNAARIGTPRVLDDAQQAAVIEAAIARRYGTTRPAEETP, encoded by the coding sequence GTGACCGACGGCAGCACCGCGTACGACGCCGCGCGCGGAGCCGTCGCCGACGCTGCTCGGCGCCTCGCGGCCGAGGGCCTTCTGATCGGTACGGCGGGCAACGTGAGCGTCCGGATCGCCGGCTCCGACCTGATCGCCGTGACGGCGACCGGGGTGGTGCTCGCCGACTGCGGGCCGGAGCACGTCTCGGTCGTCGACGCCACGGGCGCAGTGGTCGCCGGAGAGCTGGCGCCCACCTCGGAGCTCGAGCTGCACCAGGCGGCGTACGCGACCGCCGCGACGGGCGCCGTGGTGCACACCCACGCGCCGTACGCCACCGCCGTGGCGTGCGTGCTCGACGAGCTGCCCGTCCTGCACTACCAGCAGCTGCTGCTCGGCGGCAGCGTCCGGGTGGCGCCGTACGCCACCTTCGGCACGACCGAGCTCGCGGGCGGCGTCGCCGCCGCCCTGGAGGGCCGCGCCGCCGCGCTGATGGCCAACCACGGCGCAGTGACCACGGGCGCCGCCCTCGACAAGGCCGTGGACGCGGCGCTGCTCCTCGAGTGGTGCTGCCGGCTCTACGTCAACGCCGCCCGGATCGGCACCCCGCGCGTGCTCGACGACGCGCAGCAGGCGGCCGTCATCGAGGCCGCGATCGCTCGCCGCTACGGCACCACCCGACCGGCGGAGGAGACCCCGTGA
- a CDS encoding sugar kinase yields the protein MTEKMTIAVVGVHVLDTHVLRVESIPEGSDGALVDTIRMSPAGTAGGTGVVLGRLGADVHSIGAVGDDPIGDALVGLLQREGLDTSRLVRRTDQQTSASVLPVRPNGDRPAWHVVGANGSLTLDDIDLASVPGLTHVHLGGPEFLGGPAAGELLAQAREMGCVTSVDVLAPGDPDLLAWIADCLPHTDYLLPNDEQVLGFTGAASLEEGARALVDAGAGCVAVTHGAKGALVVTADTVAAVPAYEIGVVDTTGCGDAFSAGFLRGLSLGHDLEAAARLGCATAAQVAQGVGTDHGTYDLDVVLSFAESAEVRA from the coding sequence GTGACCGAGAAGATGACCATCGCCGTCGTGGGCGTCCACGTGCTCGACACCCACGTGCTGCGGGTGGAGTCGATCCCCGAGGGCTCCGACGGGGCGCTCGTCGACACGATCCGGATGTCGCCCGCCGGCACTGCCGGGGGCACCGGCGTGGTCCTCGGCCGGCTCGGCGCGGACGTCCACTCCATCGGGGCCGTCGGCGACGACCCGATCGGGGACGCCCTCGTCGGGCTGCTCCAGCGCGAGGGCCTCGACACGAGCCGCCTCGTGCGCCGTACCGACCAGCAGACGTCGGCCTCGGTCCTCCCGGTGCGGCCCAACGGCGACCGGCCGGCGTGGCACGTCGTCGGCGCCAACGGCAGCCTCACCCTCGACGACATCGACCTGGCGTCGGTGCCGGGCCTGACCCACGTGCACCTGGGCGGGCCGGAGTTCCTCGGCGGTCCGGCGGCCGGAGAGCTGCTCGCGCAGGCGCGGGAGATGGGCTGCGTGACGTCGGTCGACGTGCTCGCGCCGGGCGACCCGGACCTGCTCGCGTGGATCGCCGACTGCCTGCCGCACACCGACTACCTGCTGCCCAACGACGAGCAGGTGCTCGGCTTCACCGGAGCTGCCTCGCTCGAGGAGGGCGCCCGCGCGCTCGTCGACGCCGGCGCCGGCTGCGTCGCCGTCACCCACGGCGCCAAGGGCGCGCTGGTGGTCACCGCCGACACGGTCGCCGCGGTTCCGGCGTACGAGATCGGCGTCGTCGACACCACCGGCTGCGGCGACGCGTTCTCGGCGGGCTTCCTTCGCGGCCTGTCGCTCGGCCACGACCTCGAGGCCGCGGCCCGGCTCGGCTGCGCGACGGCCGCGCAGGTCGCTCAGGGCGTCGGCACCGACCACGGGACCTACGACCTGGACGTGGTCCTGTCGTTCGCCGAGTCGGCAGAAGTTCGCGCCTGA
- a CDS encoding dioxygenase family protein, protein METYDGRMPALYIGHGAPPLLDDPIWSGQLAAWAQDLPRPKAILIVSAHWESAPVSLSASGAELVYDFGGFDPKYYRMTYRTPDATALAERIAATMPDTEPVHQHVSRGLDHGAWVPLRIMYPEADIPVLQMSLPTHDPERLLRLGERLRPLRDEGVLIIGSGFLTHGLPFLRDFRIEADAPGWSRDFDAWAAEALSAGDVDTLAAYSTKAPGMPYAHPTVEHYSPLFVTLGAATDPGTPGLQVIDGFWMGLSKRSLQVA, encoded by the coding sequence ATGGAGACCTACGACGGCCGCATGCCTGCGCTCTACATCGGTCACGGTGCGCCGCCCCTGCTCGACGACCCGATCTGGTCGGGCCAGCTCGCAGCGTGGGCGCAGGACCTGCCGCGGCCGAAGGCGATCCTGATCGTGAGCGCCCACTGGGAGTCCGCGCCGGTCTCGCTCAGCGCGAGCGGCGCCGAGCTGGTCTACGACTTCGGCGGCTTCGACCCGAAGTACTACCGGATGACCTACCGCACCCCCGACGCCACCGCGCTCGCCGAGCGGATCGCGGCGACGATGCCCGACACCGAGCCGGTGCACCAGCACGTCTCGCGCGGCCTCGACCACGGGGCGTGGGTGCCGCTGCGGATCATGTATCCCGAGGCCGACATCCCCGTGCTCCAGATGTCGCTGCCCACCCACGACCCGGAGCGGCTGCTGCGGCTCGGCGAGCGGCTCCGGCCGCTTCGCGACGAGGGCGTCCTCATCATCGGGTCGGGCTTCCTCACCCACGGGCTGCCGTTCCTCCGCGACTTCCGCATCGAGGCCGACGCGCCCGGCTGGTCGCGCGACTTCGACGCGTGGGCGGCCGAGGCGCTGAGCGCCGGCGACGTCGACACGCTGGCGGCGTACAGCACGAAGGCCCCGGGCATGCCCTACGCCCACCCGACCGTCGAGCACTACAGCCCGCTGTTCGTCACGCTCGGCGCGGCGACCGACCCCGGCACCCCCGGCCTCCAGGTCATCGACGGCTTCTGGATGGGCCTCTCGAAGCGCTCCCTGCAAGTCGCCTGA
- a CDS encoding uracil-DNA glycosylase, whose translation MAPDWAEALAPVEDRVAAMGRFLRAELAAGRPYLPAGDDVFRAFRRPLADVRVLVVGQDPYPTPGHPIGLCFAVDPAVRPLPKSLVNIYRELAEDAGVVPPEHGDLSAWTEQGVMLLNRVLTVRPGSPASHRGQGWEHVTACAIQALVRRAEAGAPMAAVLWGRDAQTLVPHLGPIPYVESAHPSPLSAHRGFFGSRPFSRVNQLLGERGGAPVDWTLPPVDGE comes from the coding sequence ATGGCACCCGACTGGGCGGAGGCGCTCGCGCCGGTCGAGGACCGGGTGGCGGCGATGGGCCGCTTCCTCCGCGCCGAGCTCGCGGCCGGGCGGCCCTACCTGCCGGCGGGCGACGACGTCTTCCGTGCGTTCCGGCGACCGCTGGCCGACGTGCGGGTGCTGGTGGTGGGGCAGGACCCGTACCCCACTCCGGGGCACCCGATCGGCCTGTGCTTCGCGGTCGACCCGGCCGTGCGGCCGCTCCCCAAGAGCCTGGTCAACATCTACCGCGAGCTCGCGGAGGACGCGGGCGTCGTACCTCCGGAGCACGGCGACCTGTCCGCGTGGACCGAGCAGGGCGTGATGCTGCTCAACCGGGTGCTGACCGTCCGGCCCGGCTCCCCCGCGTCGCACCGCGGCCAGGGCTGGGAGCACGTGACAGCGTGCGCGATCCAGGCCCTGGTACGGCGGGCCGAGGCCGGCGCGCCGATGGCCGCGGTCCTGTGGGGGCGCGACGCGCAGACACTGGTGCCGCACCTCGGCCCGATCCCGTACGTCGAGTCCGCGCACCCGTCGCCGCTGTCGGCGCACCGCGGGTTCTTCGGGTCGCGGCCGTTCAGCAGGGTCAACCAGCTGCTGGGCGAGCGCGGCGGCGCTCCGGTCGACTGGACCCTGCCGCCCGTGGACGGGGAATGA
- a CDS encoding GNAT family N-acetyltransferase: protein MSSEPTVTNNPDRNRFEITTEDGRLAGFAQYVPGDGVRDFNHTVVKDEFEGQGIGGRLARAALDQTRSEGLKVLATCPFIKSWIDKHPDYQDLLA, encoded by the coding sequence ATGAGCAGCGAGCCGACCGTGACCAACAACCCCGACCGCAACCGCTTCGAGATCACGACCGAGGACGGGCGCCTGGCGGGCTTCGCGCAGTACGTGCCCGGCGACGGCGTCCGCGACTTCAACCACACCGTGGTCAAGGACGAGTTCGAGGGCCAGGGGATCGGCGGCCGGCTGGCGCGGGCTGCGCTCGACCAGACCCGGTCCGAGGGGCTCAAGGTGCTCGCCACCTGCCCGTTCATCAAGAGCTGGATCGACAAGCACCCCGACTACCAGGACCTGCTCGCCTGA
- a CDS encoding alpha/beta fold hydrolase gives MALVPLRSLPGAGLVPGPDRVVAAASNVGHKVLYGGLADLRPMPRTLIDDGTLREVYHYRPSGTVKETGDPVLLVTPLAAPAICYDLRRGCSLVEHFVTGGRPTYLVEYGEVSFRDRNLGIEHWIDEVVPSAIRAASEHAGGRPVHVIGWSLGGIFALLATADSTDLPIASLTVVGSPIDVSQVPLVAPLRPLLNWFNGKGPITKGYQLLGGAPKPVVRWAFQLSSFQKMVTKPLALATHIDDTEFLAQIEAVDRFTDNMIAYPGRTFGQLYHRFAKGNQLATGVFELDDRTIDLAEVKVPVLVFGGSTDGIAPVGAVRAVVPLLTGAPAVRFEIVPGGHLGMLTGRAARHTTWPVMDEWIAEWSTDEPAAAEPKATPESTTRIGTNRKRKHGSAASRALGAK, from the coding sequence GGCGGGCTCGCCGACCTGCGTCCGATGCCGCGCACGCTCATCGACGACGGCACCCTGCGCGAGGTCTACCACTACCGCCCTTCCGGGACCGTCAAGGAGACCGGCGACCCGGTCCTGCTCGTGACCCCGCTCGCCGCGCCGGCGATCTGCTACGACCTGCGCCGCGGGTGCTCCCTCGTCGAGCACTTCGTCACCGGAGGGCGGCCGACGTACCTCGTGGAGTACGGCGAGGTCTCCTTCCGCGACCGCAACCTCGGCATCGAGCACTGGATCGACGAGGTGGTGCCGAGCGCGATCCGGGCCGCCTCGGAGCACGCCGGCGGCCGTCCCGTGCACGTGATCGGCTGGAGCCTCGGCGGCATCTTCGCGCTGCTCGCGACCGCCGACTCCACCGACCTGCCGATCGCGTCGTTGACCGTCGTCGGCTCGCCGATCGACGTCAGCCAGGTGCCGCTCGTGGCGCCGCTGCGGCCGCTGCTCAACTGGTTCAACGGCAAGGGCCCGATCACCAAGGGCTACCAGCTGCTCGGCGGCGCTCCGAAGCCCGTGGTGCGGTGGGCGTTCCAGCTGTCGTCGTTCCAGAAGATGGTGACCAAGCCGCTGGCGCTGGCGACCCACATCGACGACACCGAGTTCCTCGCCCAGATCGAGGCGGTCGACCGGTTCACCGACAACATGATCGCCTACCCCGGCCGCACGTTCGGCCAGCTCTACCACCGGTTCGCGAAGGGCAACCAGCTCGCGACCGGTGTCTTCGAGCTCGACGACCGCACGATCGACCTGGCCGAGGTGAAGGTGCCGGTGCTGGTGTTCGGCGGCTCGACCGACGGGATCGCGCCGGTCGGTGCTGTCCGGGCCGTCGTACCGCTGCTGACCGGGGCTCCCGCGGTCCGGTTCGAGATCGTGCCGGGCGGGCACCTCGGGATGCTGACCGGCCGGGCGGCGCGGCACACGACGTGGCCGGTGATGGACGAGTGGATCGCCGAGTGGTCGACCGACGAGCCGGCCGCGGCCGAGCCGAAGGCCACGCCGGAGTCGACGACCCGGATCGGCACCAACCGCAAGCGCAAGCACGGCTCAGCCGCCTCGCGGGCGCTGGGCGCGAAGTAG